The bacterium HR11 genomic sequence GCGGAGCCGTGAGATTCGGGCCGACGGCCTTGATCTTGCCCCGCTCGACGAGCAGGTCGGCGTTCCGAAGCGTCCCCTGGGGCCCGACAGTCCAGATGGTGGCGTTTTTGACCAACACGTAAGTCGGCTGGGGCGGGACCGGCTCGGGCCGGCCGTAGGCCTCGAAGGGATAGACGACGGTCGCCGTCGCCGGCTGGTCCTCGACGGCTTCTTCGGGTTGCTTCGGAGAGGCGGTACCCTGGGCCGGTGCCTCGGCCGGGCCGGTCGCCTCCGATTCCGGCTTATACGGAGCCGTACGGGTCGCCTGCCAGGCGAAGGCCGTCCCGTCGGACCAGAAGCCCGTCCCGTCCATGCGGTCGCCCAGGACGATGCCCGTCATCTGGACGAGGCCCTTATCGCCGAGGGCCTCGCCGGGTACGACGAGGGTCAGGCGGTCCAGGGCGTAGGCCGCCCGTCGGGCCGGGGTCCTCTGCGTGTCGTGTCGGATTTCGGCCTGGAGCTGGTCCAATGAGCCTCGGACGACGAGCGTACGCGTGAGCGTCTCACGGCCCTTGGGGACTTCCAGACGCCACTCGCCGCGGGGGTCCTGCTCGGGCGCGGGCTTGACGTCGTAGCGGCGGCCTTCGACCCAGACCTCTTGAATCGTCGTCTTGGGGTCGAGGGGGTCGCCGTCGCTGACGATGAAGTTGGCGATCTTGCCGGGTTCTAAAGTCCCGAGACGGTCGGCGACGCCGAGGATCTGGGCCGGGACGGTCGTCAGGGCCGCCAGGGCCCGGTCTCTCGGGAGGCCCCGCCGGATGGCCCGATGCAAAAAGTTCCGGAAGTCCTCGACCCGACGGAGGCCGTGGGCCGTCAGGGCCAGGGTCACGCCGGCGTCGGCCAGGCGCTTCGGATTGTCCGGCGCCAGGTCCCAGTGCATGAGGTCCCGCAGGGGGACGTTCAGCGCCACGGCCGGGTCCTCGACGGCCGGGGGCTCCGGAAAGGCGACGGGGACGATGACGGGCAGGCCCGTTGCCCGGACGAGGTCGACCCGCCGGTATTCGGCGCCGCTCCCCTTGATGATGGCCCGGAGGCCAAACTCCTGGACGATGCGGGCCGCCCGCAGGAAGTTCCACTCGTCGGAGACCTCGAAGACGACGGGCTGGCGCTTCTGAAGGACGGCCTCGAGGACCGCCAGGGCCGGCGCACTTTGCGGACGGGGCGCCTGGGGATTCCGCTGGGCGACGGCCTGGGCCTGGGCGTACCACTGAGCGTCGTACAGGGTCTGGCGGATCAGGGCGATGGCCCCCATCAGGGACGTGGGATAGCGAATCTGCTGGAACTCCTCGGGCCGCTGGGGAAAGCGGGTCAGGTACTCAAAAGCCAGGTGCTGGGCGACGTCTCGGACGAGGACGCTGTCATGGGCGTCGCCGTCGCGCAAGAGGACAAGGGCGCTCTGACCCCGGAAGACGCCGTCCGAGGGGGCGACCAGGGCCGCCGTAAAGCCGACCGAGCGGTACTTCTTGATTTGCTCGGCGTCCCACAAGGGCCGCTCGGCGACGGACCGCTCGGGCAAGACCCGGGTGTTCCAGTGGGTCGGCTTCCAGTCTTTGAAGGCGTCCTTCTGCAAGACGGACGGAGCGTAGGCGTCGATCCATCCCGGCGTGACGGTCCGGCCCTTCAGGTCGTAGACGACGGCGTCCGGCGGGACCGTCGCTTGCGGGCCGACGGCCTCGACCCGACCGTCCCGCACGACGAGCGTGGCGTCGTCCCAGGTACGGCCCGGAGCGGCCGTGATGCGGGCGTGCGTCAGGGCGACGACGTTGGGCGTCTTCTCGTGGAGGGCGATCGTCGGGCTCGTCGAGACGACCGACTGGGCCGGGGCTCGGGGGACGCCCCCCATACCTGAGAGGAGAAAAGCGATGACCCCGATGAATGAGGCCAGGGTCGGGAAGTGCCTTCGATCCA encodes the following:
- a CDS encoding D-hydantoinase, giving the protein MDRRHFPTLASFIGVIAFLLSGMGGVPRAPAQSVVSTSPTIALHEKTPNVVALTHARITAAPGRTWDDATLVVRDGRVEAVGPQATVPPDAVVYDLKGRTVTPGWIDAYAPSVLQKDAFKDWKPTHWNTRVLPERSVAERPLWDAEQIKKYRSVGFTAALVAPSDGVFRGQSALVLLRDGDAHDSVLVRDVAQHLAFEYLTRFPQRPEEFQQIRYPTSLMGAIALIRQTLYDAQWYAQAQAVAQRNPQAPRPQSAPALAVLEAVLQKRQPVVFEVSDEWNFLRAARIVQEFGLRAIIKGSGAEYRRVDLVRATGLPVIVPVAFPEPPAVEDPAVALNVPLRDLMHWDLAPDNPKRLADAGVTLALTAHGLRRVEDFRNFLHRAIRRGLPRDRALAALTTVPAQILGVADRLGTLEPGKIANFIVSDGDPLDPKTTIQEVWVEGRRYDVKPAPEQDPRGEWRLEVPKGRETLTRTLVVRGSLDQLQAEIRHDTQRTPARRAAYALDRLTLVVPGEALGDKGLVQMTGIVLGDRMDGTGFWSDGTAFAWQATRTAPYKPESEATGPAEAPAQGTASPKQPEEAVEDQPATATVVYPFEAYGRPEPVPPQPTYVLVKNATIWTVGPQGTLRNADLLVERGKIKAVGPNLTAPPGAVVIDGTGKHVTPGLIDAHSHTAIAGGVNEFGKTITSEVRIRDVIDPDDINIYRELAGGLTTAHLLHGSANPIGGQSQVIKLRWGGDPETLVFQEAPPTIKFALGENVKQSNLPTPSTRYPQSRMGVEQIIRDRFKAALDYKRAWAAYQKAKDKSRLVPPRRDLELDALVEILDGRRFVHAHSYRQDEILMLVRLAEDLGFRVQCFQHVLEGYKVAEALARHGAGASSFSDWWAYKIEVYDAIPFNGALMWSQGVVVSFNSDSDELARRLNWEAAKAVKYGGVPEEEAIKFVTLNPARQLRIDRWVGSLEPGKDADFVVWSGHPFAPDSHVEQTWIDGRKYFDRAEDLKAREAVRRLRAQLIEKALKARRERPDFGRPAGPRPVLEIRRSESCHETEVEP